GCGGATGATGGGATCGCCGGATGGGCGGCTCGTGGAGTTGTTCGGTGCGGTGAAGTCGTGGATGCCGCGGCGGGGCGACCActctccgccgccgcccgcgtcgcagtcgcagtcgcagtcggccgcggcggcggcggcggccgggcaGCCGCACGACCTCTCTAGAGACTTTTGGATGCCGGACCAGAGCTGCCGCGTGTGCTACGACTGCGACGCGCAGTTCACCATCCTGAACCGGCGCCACCATTGCCGGCACTGCGGACGCGTGTTCTGCGCCCGGTGCACGGCTAACTCTGTGCCACGCTCGCCGGGGGACGCCGCGAGGGAGGACGGCGAGAGGATCAGGGTCTGTAACTACTGCTTTAAGCGCTGGCTGGAGGAGGAAGCCGCAGCGCGCGGGGACGCGGCAGGGCAGCAGCCGACCAGCCCGTCCCTATCCGCAGCTAGCGTTGGTAGTGACAAGTCCAGCTTCACTGGGATGAACGGGCAAATGTCGTCCTATGCGAATATTAGCTACTCCGACTTTGCGTCGGTGCCGGTCCACGGAGAGGGCAACTGCGGCGAGGATGACGGCTATCCTGAGAAGCAGCTGCCTGCTATGGACCCTGCTCCAGCCATGGAGCCTGCAGCTTATGCTGACAAGTCGTCCAATCAATTCAACTTTTGCTTGCAGAGGTAAGGCTTTTCCATGATTCGTGCTTTGTTGTTTAAGAAATTGGAACTTGATTTTTCTCAATGCTATTGAGAACAAATATTATTTTGTGAATATAAGTTTACATGTGCATTGATCGACTGATTAGGAGCTTGGATCCGTGCCTGTGAGATGCTGTTGCATGTTATATATGTCTTGGGTAGAGGTGTAGAACAAATGTGTACTTACTAGTTGAGCCATAATATTTTCTTTGCGGATCCTCGGACATAGAAATATCAGTCTTTGAACTCTTTGGATATTCTTTTGGAGATATGATTCTTTTGCATCAGGTGCATCTCTACTCTCAGCAACTAGCTAAAATTCTAAGTACATAACTGTTATTTGGACCAGCATGtatgctttctggtttctgagTCTATCATGTGCTCTAGGCCAGCATGTATCAGGTAGACTTGTTGAGCAACAAGAAATTCTCTGTGGATGCTTGGGCATAGCAAGTCCTGGTATTTGCAGCTTTTGGATAAGTTGTTTGAAAAAGTGCTTGTCCACTTACTTTGCTATTGGTATCAGGGCCCTTTTTTAGTACATTACCTCAAACTTTTGGATTCTACCGTTATTCGGAGCTGCACTAACTCCTAGGGCCCAGTCTCAAGATCTACTTAGGagataagttttatttgaaaattagaCAGCTCTGCCAATCGGtagtttgtttttatttataagatttgtttggagaccatCTCTATTTGAAGGGATAATCTATTTTATTGAAAGTCATGTAAGCATTAATCGTCTATATATTCCTTCACCTTTCTATCTCTACCCCACTCCCTGTGTACCCATTAGTGCTTCTCTCACTGCACGCCATAGGACCAGGCCGCTCAGGTCCTTGACCTCAGCTTCCCGTGTTGCATTTTAGCTGCTGTGTTACATTCTGACTTGCTTGTCCTTATCAGGTACCCACTCCCTTAAAATGAAATATACTCAATTCAGTTCATGATATCTATTGTGTTTTTCACTTCATTTTGCCAAGGAATGTGCCTATTCTTTAGAGGAACAGTGATTTAACTAGATCCATGGTGTTACGTTGCAATGAGAATTCCATTTCTTGTATTATCTGATTTGTCCCTCATAGCTCTAATGAATTGTAATATTAGATAATAGGAAATTTTATTTTGAATCCCAAGTGCATTGTtgttaaataacatttattttgtGTTAGGAGTGACGATGAAGATGATGACTACACAGTTTTCCGTTCAGATTTGGAAGAGCAGCACATGCAAAATTCTGAAGAATATTATGGACCTATGTATTTTGATGGACATCATGTTGACTGTAGTGATGACGCAAAAGAATCTACTTCCCCAAGGAAAGATTTGACAACCTTAGTTGATTCCTTGGGAGCAGATAAGAATGAAGATCATAACGTTGATGAGTGCTGCAATGCTCGGTCTTCTTCCATGTATAGCATGGAAGTGCTAGATAATGAGCCTGTAGACTTTGAAAACAATAGCTCACTTTGGGTACCTCCAGAACCTGAGGACGAAGAGGATGATCACGATGGTGaacatgatgatgatgagggggTGGATGCTACAGGAGAGTGGGGATATCTTCGCTCAAACAGCTTTGGCAGTGGGCACTGTCGAAGTAGAGATAAATCAGCTGAGGAACACAAGAAAGCCATGAAAGACAttgttgatggccattttcggGCGTTAGTTTCTCAACTTCTTCAGGCTGAAAAGGTACCATTAGTTGATAAAAGTGGCAAAGAGAGTTGGCTAGATATAGTTACTTCTTTGTCTTGGGAAGCTGCATCTCTTTTGAAGCCAGATACCACCAGCAAAGGCGGTCAGATGGACCCTGGTGGCTATGTTAAGGTGAAATGCTTAGCTTGTGGTCACCCAAGTGAAAGGTAAACAAATTCTATTTTCCAATTTCCATGCATCACTATTCACATTCATATGTATTGATGATTTTACATCTATATGGTTGAGCGTCCATAACCTTATAGTTAATTGAAACTGAAGCTTTGTAATTCAATTGCCTTCTGTTGCCACTTGATGTGTACTTGCTTTGTTTTTATTAATCTACAGCGCTTTGAGTTTCATAGTGTGTTACTATATTTATCTGTGCATTTCTTTGATCTCCACTTGAGATTTTTTGTTTTATACATCCATTCCTTTATTTACAGTTTTGTTGTAAAAGGAGTTGTTTGTAAGAAGAATGTTGCTCACCGGCGTATGTCATCAAAAAAGGAAAAGCCTCAAATCTTGATTCTTGGTGGTGCACTCGAATATCAGCGTGTATCAAATTTGCTTTCAAGTTTTGATACATTACTGCAGCAGGTATTGCCTGTGAATTCCAGTCTGTCCACGCTTATGTTGTAAACAGAAAGGACACTGACAAGGTTATAGACAGCTGCTGATAGGGATGCACTCATAGTTTTTTTTAACTCCAGGAAACAGATTATTTGAAAATGGCTGTTGCGAAGATCAAAGCGCACCAACCAAGTGTCGTATTGGTAGAGAAATCTGTGTCCCGTTATGCTCAGGATTTATTTCTAGAGAAAAACATCTCCCTTGTTCTGAATATCAAAAGACCACTGCTGGAAAGGATATCACGCTGCACTGGTGCTCATATAGTTCCCTCAATTGATTATTTGTCATCCCAGAAGCTTGGGCGCTGTGATTTATTCCATGTAGAGAAGTATGTTGAAGAGCATGGGACCGCTGGGGAAGGCGGGAAGAAAATGCTGAAGACCCTCATGTTTTTTGAAGGCTGTCCCAAACCGTTTGGTTGTACAGTAAGTATTTACCTTTTTTGTCTCAACTATTTTGCTGTCTTTTTCTTGTGTTAGCATGGTCACTCTGTACCTTGGTATACTTAATTACTAAGGGGTAAGCGAGTTCATTGCTGGGGTACCTGGAAAAGTTTGCAATTAAGCTGATTTAAAGTATTCCATGCAGCGTGGAGATTGGAGGATATATGATTTAAAAAATTGCTTTGTCCATGAGCAGCAATGCAGCATTTCCCATTTTAGCTAAAAAAGTGTGTAGCTGTGATACATGTTCCTTGAATGCTTGATTAGGCCACTTTGTTATCATCTCATTTAGATAAATGATCTGCATTACCGGTGTTAGGAAACATATGTATATTAAAAAAAAGAGGCTGCTGCCAAAGGTCATATATCTAACTTCCTCCGATTCTGTAGATTTTGCTCAAAGGTGCTAATGGGGATGAGCTAAAAAAGGTGAAGCATGTTGTGCAATATGGAGTATTTGCAGCCTACCACTTGGCACTTGAAACATCATTCCTTGTGGATGAAGGTGCAACTCTTCCAGAACTCCCTCTCAAGTCACCAATTATTGTAGCCTTGCCAGACAAACCTTCCAGTGCTGATAGGTCTATCTCGACAATACCTATCATACCAATCCCTAGTGCTTCAACACCAAACAGTTGCCTGCAAGCATTTGGCTTGCAAAATGATGATCTGGCATTTAATGACACTAAACAAATGGAACAAACAGCATTGGGAGGTCCTTATGATGAAACAACATCTGTTCCGATCAATAGCCAAAATGGACGTATTACCTGTTTGCTGGATATGGTCCCTCAGTCACCTGTTGGTCCCTTGGTTCATCAGTCGAACATTCACTGTCCTGATGGTACTGGAGATGTGAACACAAAAATGAATTTACAAGGCAGCCTACATGGAACCTCTAGAAATGCGCTGGTTAATGACTTTAGTGTATCGCCTGCTCATCCAACGAGTTTGATGTCAGCTAAGGGTGACAGTGGTGACAAGGTAGCAGATAAGCCGGCTGCTCCTCTGAACGTgcagatttctcatgacgatgCCAGCATAAAGGATAATTCAGTTGCAAAAACAGATGAAATTCCAGCATCTCCAGCCGACAATCAGAGTATATTAGTTTCTCTATCCTCTCGTTGTGTTTGGAAAGAGACTCTGTGTGAGCGACCACACCTTCTTCGCATAAAATATTATGGTAACTTTGACAAACCTTTAGGCAGGTTTTTGCGTGACCAGCTATTTGATCAGGTTAGACTGAGGTCTTCCACATCTATATTTGCTTTTAAACCTTATATTGTATTAAACTTAAATTTTTATTTCAGAGCAACCTCTGCCAATCTTGTGAGCTGCCACCAGAGGCCCATGTTTATTGCTATGTTCACCCCCAAGGCAGTTTAACAATATCAGTAAGGAAACTTTCAGTAAAGTTGCctggtgatggtgaaaatgatggTAGAATTTGGATGTGGCATAGATGCTTACGCTGTCCTCGAGTTAATGGGCTCCCTCCAGCAACTAAAAGAGTAGTGATGTCTGATGCTGCCTGGGGCTTGTCTTttggaaaatttttggaacttagTTTTTCAAATCATGCGGCAGCAAGTAGGGTAGCTAGCTGTGGTCATTCACTTCACAGGGATTGCCTTCGCTTTTATGGGTACATTCTTATCTCTTATCTATCTTTATCAAATTGTTAAGGGTTTTACCTTACATGTTTGCATTTCAGCTTTGGTGAAATGGTTGCTTGCTTCCGATATGCATCAATTAAGGTCCACTCCGTTTATTTACCACCATCAAAACTTGATTTTACTTCTGAGCATCAGGAATGGGTAGAAGAAGAAGCAAAAGAGGTAATATGAAGATGTACTTAATGTAAGAGCCTGTGTGTGCAATAATTCCTCACTGATGTGATTGCTGATTCAGGTGGATGACTCAGCTGAACTTCTGTTCTCTGAAGTTCTGAATGCACTCCACAAAATTTCAGGAGGAAGGCCAATTACAGGTTCTTTTGATGGCAACTTGAAGATTCTCGAGTTGAGAAGAAATATTGGAGAACTGGAAGAGATCCTGGTGGCAGAGAAGACTGACTTTATGGTTAAGTAGTTTTGAATTTCTTATATAATGTTTTATTCAATCGCCCACTGTCCTACCCATGTCTGcacaaataaaatttctttagtAAAGCTGTTCTCTGATTATTGGAGTTTTCACCTCACAGGAGTCACTAAATAATCTACTGAAAAAGGATATGAGAAAGGGACAGCCATTCATTGATATTCTTGAGGTTAACAAATTAAGGAGGCACCTATTACTTCTGTCTTACTTGTGGGATCAACGGCTGAAATTCATTGCAAATTCAGGTGGCAAGTACTGTGATGCACTAGCTAGTTTACGGATCGGGAGTGGGAATTCTGATTTTAATGGTAAGTCAGTTGGTGCCGGTCCAGCCCCAAAGTTGGAGAAGGGCTCAAAGGTCACAGAAATTCTTTCAACTGCAAAGGAAGGGTTGTTACAACAGAGCTCTTGTCCACCTCATGGTGAAGATGAGGGATTCAACCAAGCCAATGAGTCTAATGAAAATAGCTCAGGGAATGTTGCAGAATTGAACGGCACTGAAGATTCAATTGCAAAAATCAATCATGCTACCAGTGCAGATGTTAAGGATCGACTGGATAACCAAGAATCCAGAACTGGTGTACGTAGAGTTGTTTCTGATGGACAATTTCCAGTTACTACTGATATTCCAGACACATTGGATGCAAAATGGAGAGGTCAGGATGGACCTGCCCCTGATTCAAACTCGGCGAAACCACTACCCTCAGTCGAAGACACAGCAGTTGATGTTAAAAATCAAGCCAAGGCTGTGCATACTTCTAGTTTTACTGTCCGGTCTGGAGATGCAGCAGAAGAATTACTTAGATGGCTTAAGATGCCATACATGACATCAAACAGTTCCTTAAACATAACCTCTAGTTCACCACTGAGATTTACTTCCTTGGCTGACTACATTCCTAAATACGTCGAATTGTTTTGTGAGCTATCACAGAAAGGTGGAGCAAGACTTTTCTTACCTACTGGACCTAATGATATTGTTATTCCTGTATTTGATGATGAGCCAACAAGTGTTATTTCTTATGCACTTGTTTCACCCATGTACTGCTTCCAGTTGTCTGACGAGAGCAGCAAAAATAGAGAGAAAGATTCTTCGCTTCCATTGCCTGTATATGATTCAGGAAATTTTAATCCATTTCATTTGTTTGAGGAATTTGGATCCCACTATGATGTTACTTCATCAGTGTCTGGAGTTAGAGGATCCTTTGCTCCTGATCAGGTGCACTTGAGTGTTTCTTTTGAAGATGGTGGGCCACTTGGGAAAGTCAAATATAATGTTACATGCTACTATGCAAAAAAGTTTGAAGCACTAAGAAGGTCTTGCTGTCCATCTGAGCTTGACTTTTTGAGGTCCATCAGTCGGTGTAAAAAATGGGGAGCACAAGGCGGTAAAAGCAATGTGTTTTTTGCGAAATCTTTGGATGA
This window of the Sorghum bicolor cultivar BTx623 chromosome 7, Sorghum_bicolor_NCBIv3, whole genome shotgun sequence genome carries:
- the LOC8080633 gene encoding 1-phosphatidylinositol-3-phosphate 5-kinase FAB1B, producing the protein MMGSPDGRLVELFGAVKSWMPRRGDHSPPPPASQSQSQSAAAAAAAGQPHDLSRDFWMPDQSCRVCYDCDAQFTILNRRHHCRHCGRVFCARCTANSVPRSPGDAAREDGERIRVCNYCFKRWLEEEAAARGDAAGQQPTSPSLSAASVGSDKSSFTGMNGQMSSYANISYSDFASVPVHGEGNCGEDDGYPEKQLPAMDPAPAMEPAAYADKSSNQFNFCLQRSDDEDDDYTVFRSDLEEQHMQNSEEYYGPMYFDGHHVDCSDDAKESTSPRKDLTTLVDSLGADKNEDHNVDECCNARSSSMYSMEVLDNEPVDFENNSSLWVPPEPEDEEDDHDGEHDDDEGVDATGEWGYLRSNSFGSGHCRSRDKSAEEHKKAMKDIVDGHFRALVSQLLQAEKVPLVDKSGKESWLDIVTSLSWEAASLLKPDTTSKGGQMDPGGYVKVKCLACGHPSESFVVKGVVCKKNVAHRRMSSKKEKPQILILGGALEYQRVSNLLSSFDTLLQQETDYLKMAVAKIKAHQPSVVLVEKSVSRYAQDLFLEKNISLVLNIKRPLLERISRCTGAHIVPSIDYLSSQKLGRCDLFHVEKYVEEHGTAGEGGKKMLKTLMFFEGCPKPFGCTILLKGANGDELKKVKHVVQYGVFAAYHLALETSFLVDEGATLPELPLKSPIIVALPDKPSSADRSISTIPIIPIPSASTPNSCLQAFGLQNDDLAFNDTKQMEQTALGGPYDETTSVPINSQNGRITCLLDMVPQSPVGPLVHQSNIHCPDGTGDVNTKMNLQGSLHGTSRNALVNDFSVSPAHPTSLMSAKGDSGDKVADKPAAPLNVQISHDDASIKDNSVAKTDEIPASPADNQSILVSLSSRCVWKETLCERPHLLRIKYYGNFDKPLGRFLRDQLFDQSNLCQSCELPPEAHVYCYVHPQGSLTISVRKLSVKLPGDGENDGRIWMWHRCLRCPRVNGLPPATKRVVMSDAAWGLSFGKFLELSFSNHAAASRVASCGHSLHRDCLRFYGFGEMVACFRYASIKVHSVYLPPSKLDFTSEHQEWVEEEAKEVDDSAELLFSEVLNALHKISGGRPITGSFDGNLKILELRRNIGELEEILVAEKTDFMESLNNLLKKDMRKGQPFIDILEVNKLRRHLLLLSYLWDQRLKFIANSGGKYCDALASLRIGSGNSDFNGKSVGAGPAPKLEKGSKVTEILSTAKEGLLQQSSCPPHGEDEGFNQANESNENSSGNVAELNGTEDSIAKINHATSADVKDRLDNQESRTGVRRVVSDGQFPVTTDIPDTLDAKWRGQDGPAPDSNSAKPLPSVEDTAVDVKNQAKAVHTSSFTVRSGDAAEELLRWLKMPYMTSNSSLNITSSSPLRFTSLADYIPKYVELFCELSQKGGARLFLPTGPNDIVIPVFDDEPTSVISYALVSPMYCFQLSDESSKNREKDSSLPLPVYDSGNFNPFHLFEEFGSHYDVTSSVSGVRGSFAPDQVHLSVSFEDGGPLGKVKYNVTCYYAKKFEALRRSCCPSELDFLRSISRCKKWGAQGGKSNVFFAKSLDDRFIIKQVTKTELESFLKFGTEYFKYLSESISTGSPTCLAKILGIYQVTIKHVKGGKESKMDLLVMENLLFGRNITRLYDLKGSSRSRYNADSNGSNKVLLDQNLIEAMPTSPIFVGNKAKRLLERAVWNDTSFLAGIDVMDYSLLVGVDEEKHELVLGIIDFMRQYTWDKHLETWVKSSGILGGPKNSSPTVISPMQYKKRFRKAMSAYFIVIPEQWMPAIINPSKSSSNICQEDSQNGSQE